In Acinetobacter piscicola, a single window of DNA contains:
- a CDS encoding alpha-keto acid decarboxylase family protein — protein sequence MLIEIGKYLNKRLQELGIKHVFGVPGDFNLSYLEQIEEEKQLDFVGNCNELNAAYAADGYARINGFSALATTYGVGDLSAINGIAGAYTENVAVVHISGIPPLHAVKNGALLHHTLVDGNYDNIMNCMREFTVAQTRLTPANAAKEIDRVLQQCFIEKRPVHIQLPSDITHVKIQVEEQPLNFVMPKSDPELLENAIETLANAIVHAKSPVLLIDNEAQIFQVTQLVEKLANQYAIPYVCLSTAKNIVDESSQLFAGVYVGAASQPIVRQLVENSDCLIAIGARFTDVGSGYFSHQINPKTFVDIKQYDLNIFGQNFPAIELSELLTALCHALPTRKVLKPVLEATPFVPQSIQASRKLSHDILWKYIGAFLKENDVIIGEVGTSNSALSGIRLPKTAKYIAQPIWGSIGYTLPALLGAMKAAPKRRHVLFIGDGSIQLTMQELSTIIRHDLKPIIFVINNGGYTIERLILGEKAAYNDIQNWKYTEMVHVFNGKNTYETCTVETVLELEQALEKINDHQHLSFIELKLPAMDAPLSLQKFADVVARYDYGDHAYQKLKMSEPYVKCQDVISF from the coding sequence ATGTTAATAGAAATTGGTAAGTACCTGAATAAACGTTTACAAGAGCTTGGAATTAAACATGTTTTTGGTGTACCTGGTGATTTTAATTTATCTTATTTAGAGCAGATTGAAGAAGAGAAACAGCTTGATTTTGTTGGTAATTGCAACGAGCTCAATGCCGCTTATGCTGCTGATGGTTATGCACGAATCAACGGTTTTTCTGCGCTTGCAACCACATATGGTGTAGGAGACTTAAGTGCGATCAATGGGATTGCAGGTGCTTATACTGAAAATGTTGCGGTGGTTCATATCTCCGGGATTCCACCTTTGCATGCAGTAAAAAATGGTGCACTTTTACACCATACCTTGGTTGATGGTAATTATGACAATATCATGAACTGTATGCGAGAGTTTACAGTGGCGCAGACCCGTCTAACACCTGCAAATGCAGCCAAAGAAATAGACCGTGTATTGCAACAATGTTTTATCGAAAAACGACCTGTGCACATTCAACTTCCATCAGACATTACGCATGTCAAAATACAGGTGGAAGAGCAGCCTTTAAATTTTGTTATGCCAAAAAGTGATCCTGAATTACTTGAAAATGCAATTGAAACACTGGCGAATGCAATTGTGCATGCAAAAAGTCCAGTGCTTTTGATTGATAATGAAGCGCAAATCTTCCAAGTGACGCAGCTTGTGGAAAAATTAGCAAACCAATATGCAATTCCTTATGTGTGTTTAAGCACGGCGAAAAATATTGTTGATGAATCCTCGCAATTGTTCGCAGGTGTATATGTAGGCGCAGCAAGTCAGCCAATCGTCCGCCAATTGGTTGAAAATTCAGATTGTTTAATTGCAATTGGTGCACGATTTACAGATGTGGGTTCTGGTTATTTTAGCCATCAAATTAACCCCAAAACGTTTGTAGATATTAAGCAGTATGATTTAAATATTTTTGGTCAAAATTTTCCTGCAATTGAATTATCTGAATTATTGACTGCACTCTGTCATGCTTTACCGACTCGAAAAGTTCTCAAACCTGTATTAGAGGCAACGCCTTTTGTGCCACAAAGCATTCAAGCTTCACGAAAGCTTTCACATGATATTTTGTGGAAATATATTGGTGCATTTTTAAAAGAAAATGATGTAATCATTGGTGAAGTCGGTACTTCAAATTCTGCTCTATCAGGCATTAGATTGCCGAAAACAGCAAAATACATTGCTCAGCCAATCTGGGGTTCGATTGGTTATACCTTACCCGCATTATTAGGGGCAATGAAAGCAGCACCAAAACGTCGTCATGTTTTATTTATTGGTGATGGTTCTATACAACTGACCATGCAAGAACTTTCAACGATTATTCGACATGATCTTAAGCCGATTATTTTTGTCATTAATAATGGCGGTTATACCATTGAGCGTTTGATCTTAGGAGAAAAGGCAGCTTATAACGACATTCAAAACTGGAAATATACCGAAATGGTTCATGTATTTAATGGGAAAAATACCTATGAAACATGTACCGTGGAAACAGTCTTAGAGCTTGAGCAAGCCTTAGAAAAAATTAATGATCATCAGCATTTATCATTTATTGAATTAAAACTCCCCGCGATGGATGCGCCACTTAGCCTACAAAAATTTGCCGATGTTGTAGCTCGTTATGATTATGGTGATCATGCTTACCAAAAACTAAAAATGTCTGAACCATATGTGAAATGTCAGGATGTGATTTCGTTTTGA
- a CDS encoding amino acid permease — MEIQEKNTLKKELSNRHIQLIALGGAIGTGLFLGLSQTIKLAGPSVLLGYALAGVIAFLIMRQLGEMVVHEPVSGSFSYFANKYLGKMAGFMSGWNYWVLYVLVSMAELSAIGTFIHFWWPEIPTWLTALFFFILINGINLIDVKFFGESEFLFSMIKIIAILSMIGFGAYLLLSGQAGPQASVSNLWQFGGFFPNGAHGFIMAMAMIMFAFGGLELIGITAAETKNPQKTIPKAVNQIVYRVLIFYVGAIGILLCLYPWNQVAQGGSPFVLIFQSLNSGGVANVLNFVVLIAAISVYNSCIYCNTRMLHGLAEQGNAPKFLKKVNKRGIPVNAVLLSSAVTALCVLINYIMPSKAFELLMMLVVSALVINWLMISITHLKFRKVMLSTSEQTAFNSLFAPWSNYLTIAFVFFILIVMSFTPDMRIAVVMIPVWLVFLGFMYMAKYRKKAAIMPEVGISR, encoded by the coding sequence ATGGAAATTCAGGAAAAAAATACGCTAAAAAAAGAGCTTTCCAATCGTCATATTCAATTGATTGCACTTGGTGGTGCAATCGGAACAGGTTTATTTCTTGGACTTTCTCAAACCATTAAGCTTGCAGGACCTTCAGTATTATTAGGTTATGCTTTGGCGGGTGTGATTGCATTTTTGATCATGCGACAACTCGGTGAAATGGTCGTACATGAGCCTGTCAGTGGTTCTTTTAGTTATTTTGCCAATAAATATTTAGGTAAAATGGCTGGCTTTATGTCAGGTTGGAATTATTGGGTGCTGTATGTTTTGGTCAGTATGGCAGAGCTTTCTGCGATTGGTACATTTATACATTTTTGGTGGCCCGAAATTCCAACATGGTTAACAGCACTGTTCTTTTTTATTTTGATCAATGGGATTAACCTCATTGATGTGAAGTTTTTTGGTGAATCTGAATTTTTATTTTCAATGATTAAAATCATAGCGATTTTAAGCATGATTGGTTTTGGTGCTTATTTATTATTAAGTGGACAGGCAGGTCCACAGGCAAGCGTGAGTAATCTTTGGCAATTTGGTGGTTTTTTCCCCAATGGTGCACATGGTTTTATCATGGCAATGGCAATGATTATGTTTGCTTTTGGTGGGCTTGAGTTGATTGGAATCACGGCGGCAGAAACCAAAAATCCTCAGAAAACCATTCCGAAAGCAGTTAATCAAATTGTATATCGTGTCCTGATTTTTTATGTGGGTGCAATTGGGATTTTACTTTGTCTATATCCATGGAATCAGGTTGCACAAGGTGGCAGCCCATTTGTATTAATTTTCCAATCTTTAAATAGTGGTGGCGTGGCCAATGTTTTAAATTTTGTGGTGTTGATTGCCGCGATCTCAGTTTATAACAGTTGTATTTATTGTAATACACGAATGTTACATGGTTTGGCGGAACAGGGGAATGCACCTAAATTTCTTAAGAAAGTAAATAAACGTGGCATTCCTGTGAATGCTGTTCTATTGTCATCGGCTGTGACAGCACTTTGTGTTTTGATCAATTACATCATGCCAAGCAAAGCGTTTGAGCTTTTAATGATGTTGGTGGTCTCTGCATTAGTGATTAACTGGTTAATGATTTCGATTACACATTTAAAATTTAGAAAAGTGATGTTAAGTACAAGTGAGCAGACTGCATTTAACAGTTTGTTCGCACCGTGGTCAAATTATCTCACGATTGCTTTTGTATTCTTTATTTTGATTGTGATGAGCTTTACACCAGATATGCGCATAGCAGTGGTGATGATTCCTGTGTGGTTGGTATTTTTAGGCTTTATGTATATGGCGAAATACCGCAAGAAAGCCGCAATCATGCCTGAAGTCGGTATTTCTCGCTAA
- a CDS encoding LemA family protein, with translation MGWFIFIAIFVLMFIWGIAIRNNIVRYFNATKRAWAEVANFEVQKAKILGNLEQVLTKYTEFEKSTLEKVTELRQQILHLNLNHTDVSQLQHIEKLSQDLIKNLNVVVENYPELKADQIYLKMMGEIQEQNENVGAAITIFNRNVEAFNNTIQVFPNNLINTLTLSKKAIRPFSDPILLKNFDYRPNF, from the coding sequence ATGGGCTGGTTTATTTTTATTGCAATTTTTGTCCTTATGTTTATTTGGGGAATTGCTATCCGTAATAATATTGTTCGTTATTTTAATGCGACCAAACGAGCTTGGGCTGAAGTGGCAAATTTTGAAGTACAAAAAGCCAAAATTTTAGGCAATCTAGAACAAGTTTTGACAAAATATACTGAGTTCGAAAAATCGACTTTAGAAAAAGTCACTGAATTACGTCAACAAATTTTACATCTCAATTTGAATCATACAGATGTTTCCCAATTGCAACATATTGAAAAGCTCAGTCAAGATTTGATAAAAAATTTAAATGTCGTGGTAGAAAATTATCCTGAACTCAAAGCAGATCAGATTTATCTAAAAATGATGGGCGAGATTCAAGAGCAGAATGAAAATGTGGGCGCAGCCATTACGATTTTTAATCGAAATGTTGAAGCATTTAACAATACAATTCAAGTTTTTCCCAACAATTTAATTAATACACTGACCTTATCAAAAAAGGCAATACGTCCATTTTCAGATCCAATTTTGTTGAAAAATTTTGATTATCGACCAAATTTTTAA
- a CDS encoding AMP-binding protein: protein MKTLEQAHQDFDYEALISKSLVGTPQALNAYIECCERYVGSDKVALIWQAKDGRSEQWTFEQLAEASGKLANYFQHVGIQTGDCIAGLLPRTPELLITILATWRMGAIYQPLFTAFESKAIEHRLDTANTQLVVTNSEQRSKLNHIEVAQILTVYTDQHEKRIDPDFWQEVGQQDAAFEAVQLGFDDDFLMMFTSGTTGLAKSVPVPLKAVLAFKEYMLHAVGLTEEDSFWNLADPGWAYGLYYGITGPLALGHSIIMDERAFSVDNALEIIKKYKVSNLTGSPTAFRMFFGFKEKFDASIQTHLRVVSSAGEPLTPEVIHWFNQDLKVNIFDQYGQTELGMVIGNHHALQHPIKIGSAGFANPGHRFAVLNQNHEEVERGGIGTLAIDFSQSPLTWFKGYGGNNRKSFVGHYYLTGDTVKLNELGGIDFVGRADDVITTSGYRVGPFDVESTLLECVEVLESAVIGKPDVERTEIVKAFVVLKPQVAASAALAIQLQDYVRSRLSKHSYPREIEFVERLPKTSSGKIQRNLLKQQEIAKLQMMQQAV, encoded by the coding sequence ATGAAGACATTAGAGCAAGCGCATCAAGATTTTGATTATGAAGCATTGATTTCAAAAAGTTTAGTGGGTACACCACAAGCACTGAATGCGTACATAGAATGCTGTGAACGTTATGTTGGCTCAGATAAAGTTGCGCTGATTTGGCAAGCGAAAGATGGTAGATCTGAACAATGGACGTTTGAGCAACTTGCGGAAGCTTCAGGAAAATTAGCCAATTACTTTCAGCATGTGGGGATTCAAACTGGGGATTGTATTGCAGGTTTATTGCCGCGTACGCCTGAGTTATTAATCACTATTTTGGCAACATGGCGAATGGGGGCAATTTATCAGCCTTTATTTACTGCTTTTGAGTCGAAAGCGATAGAGCATCGCCTTGATACTGCCAATACTCAATTGGTTGTGACCAATTCAGAGCAACGAAGTAAATTAAATCATATTGAAGTTGCACAAATTTTAACGGTTTATACAGATCAACATGAGAAAAGAATTGACCCAGATTTTTGGCAAGAAGTGGGGCAACAAGATGCAGCATTTGAAGCTGTGCAACTTGGTTTTGATGATGATTTTTTAATGATGTTTACCTCAGGAACGACAGGTTTGGCAAAATCTGTTCCTGTTCCTTTAAAGGCAGTTTTGGCATTTAAAGAATATATGTTGCATGCAGTTGGATTAACTGAAGAAGATTCGTTTTGGAATTTAGCTGACCCTGGTTGGGCATATGGTTTGTATTATGGTATTACAGGTCCATTGGCATTAGGGCATAGCATCATTATGGATGAACGTGCATTTAGTGTAGATAATGCCTTAGAAATAATCAAAAAATACAAAGTCAGTAATTTAACAGGTTCACCAACCGCTTTTCGTATGTTCTTTGGCTTTAAAGAAAAATTTGATGCTTCAATTCAAACGCATTTGCGTGTGGTCAGTAGTGCAGGTGAACCCTTAACACCTGAAGTGATTCATTGGTTTAATCAAGATTTAAAGGTCAATATTTTTGATCAGTATGGGCAAACTGAATTGGGAATGGTGATTGGTAATCATCATGCTTTGCAGCATCCAATCAAGATCGGTTCAGCAGGTTTTGCAAATCCTGGGCATCGTTTTGCTGTACTCAATCAAAATCATGAAGAAGTCGAACGTGGTGGCATTGGAACATTGGCAATCGACTTTTCACAATCTCCTCTAACATGGTTTAAAGGTTATGGCGGTAATAACCGTAAATCATTTGTTGGGCATTATTATTTAACAGGCGATACGGTCAAACTCAATGAATTAGGTGGGATTGATTTTGTGGGTCGTGCTGATGATGTGATTACAACATCAGGCTATCGTGTAGGTCCTTTTGATGTTGAAAGTACACTTTTAGAATGTGTAGAAGTATTAGAGTCAGCAGTCATTGGTAAACCTGATGTAGAGCGTACTGAAATTGTCAAAGCCTTTGTGGTTTTAAAACCTCAAGTTGCGGCATCGGCTGCGTTAGCCATTCAATTACAAGATTATGTGCGTTCTCGTTTATCTAAGCATTCATATCCACGTGAGATCGAGTTTGTAGAGCGTTTACCAAAAACATCGAGTGGAAAAATTCAGCGTAATTTATTGAAACAACAAGAAATTGCAAAGTTACAGATGATGCAACAAGCCGTTTAA
- a CDS encoding HesA/MoeB/ThiF family protein, giving the protein MHLYSRQILLDGWDIEAQEKLKLANVLIVGCGGIGCTTAELLARAGVGKITLIDADTIEMSNLQRQIAYSQQDIGFYKAEILAKRLQQINPFIQVESITEKLTSKNAEQLIHTQDLVLDGCDNFETRYLVNQICTQHNITLISASAIGFQGQLFMVAEHSACYECLFPKEQHANESLRCADTGVLATTPNVMASLQAHHALLYLGLNRMALKQKLLLWDGLTMKQRILSFEKDQDCANCQASHTANVI; this is encoded by the coding sequence ATGCATCTTTATTCACGTCAAATACTGCTTGATGGTTGGGATATTGAAGCGCAGGAAAAATTAAAACTTGCCAATGTGCTTATTGTGGGATGTGGCGGAATTGGTTGTACCACTGCTGAATTACTTGCACGTGCAGGTGTAGGGAAAATTACCCTGATTGATGCAGATACAATAGAAATGAGTAATTTACAACGACAAATTGCGTATAGTCAGCAAGATATTGGTTTTTATAAAGCCGAAATTTTGGCGAAACGACTGCAACAAATTAACCCTTTTATACAGGTTGAAAGTATTACAGAAAAACTCACATCAAAAAATGCTGAGCAACTCATTCATACTCAAGATTTAGTATTAGATGGTTGTGATAACTTTGAAACTCGCTATTTGGTGAATCAAATATGTACTCAGCATAATATTACTTTGATTAGTGCGTCTGCGATTGGTTTCCAAGGGCAATTGTTTATGGTGGCAGAGCATTCGGCATGTTATGAATGTCTATTTCCCAAAGAACAACATGCCAATGAAAGCTTACGTTGTGCTGATACAGGTGTTCTGGCAACGACACCGAATGTAATGGCAAGTTTGCAAGCACATCATGCACTTTTATATTTGGGTTTAAATCGGATGGCATTGAAACAAAAACTCTTACTTTGGGATGGCTTAACAATGAAACAACGAATTTTAAGCTTTGAAAAAGATCAAGATTGTGCAAACTGTCAGGCAAGCCATACTGCAAATGTCATTTAA
- a CDS encoding ABC1 kinase family protein — protein MKNKIFLDGLRSVARVGETAVIAAKAGIKYATEKPSHAKLMRETFESLGSTYIKLGQFVASTPSLFPREYVEEFQGCLDQTPYLPFSYVKTVLAEEFAGRDLTEIFASIEEKPLASASIAQVHAAKLVSGEDVVIKVQKPGVETILYTDLNVLHWATKLLEKAVPKVKFASLADIVDEIKTRMVREVDFIEEAKNLDDFVNYLNVSQNQAATAPKVYHQYSTRRVLTMQRLYGVPLTDFEVVKKVAKDPSQVLITAMNTWFGSLMMCESFHADLHAGNLMLLEDGRIGFIDFGIVGQLNPQVWTACMAFMDALQRTDYILMAENMLKMGMTDQQIDTKVLADDLERLFSGVLLADPQQIMTSNPSDLNDIMLDMVAVGERHGIRFPRDFALLFKQMLYFDRFMRVLAPYTDIYADQRLQMVQHLDPATLLKQ, from the coding sequence ATGAAAAACAAAATTTTCTTAGATGGACTGCGCTCCGTTGCCCGTGTCGGTGAAACGGCAGTGATTGCAGCAAAAGCGGGCATTAAATATGCCACTGAAAAACCAAGTCATGCAAAATTGATGCGAGAGACTTTCGAGTCTTTAGGCTCAACCTATATTAAACTCGGACAATTTGTTGCGAGTACACCTTCATTATTTCCACGTGAATATGTGGAAGAGTTTCAAGGCTGTCTAGATCAAACGCCTTATTTACCTTTTAGCTATGTGAAAACTGTGTTAGCTGAAGAGTTTGCGGGTCGTGATTTGACTGAGATTTTTGCTTCTATTGAAGAAAAGCCTTTAGCTTCAGCCTCTATTGCTCAAGTACACGCAGCAAAACTGGTCAGTGGCGAAGATGTTGTCATTAAAGTACAAAAACCAGGTGTAGAAACCATTCTTTATACCGATTTAAATGTACTGCATTGGGCAACGAAACTGCTTGAAAAAGCGGTGCCTAAAGTAAAATTTGCTTCATTGGCGGACATTGTGGATGAAATCAAAACACGTATGGTACGTGAGGTTGATTTTATTGAAGAGGCCAAAAACTTAGATGATTTTGTGAATTATTTAAATGTTTCACAAAATCAGGCCGCAACTGCACCAAAAGTTTATCACCAATATTCAACACGCCGTGTCTTAACCATGCAGCGTTTATATGGTGTGCCACTGACTGACTTTGAAGTTGTTAAAAAAGTGGCAAAAGACCCATCACAAGTATTAATTACCGCAATGAATACATGGTTTGGTAGTTTAATGATGTGTGAAAGTTTCCATGCCGATTTGCATGCAGGTAACCTGATGTTACTTGAAGATGGTCGTATAGGTTTTATTGATTTTGGCATTGTAGGTCAGTTAAACCCACAAGTATGGACAGCATGTATGGCATTTATGGATGCTTTACAACGTACTGACTATATTTTAATGGCTGAAAATATGCTGAAAATGGGCATGACAGATCAACAAATTGACACTAAAGTGCTTGCCGATGATTTGGAGCGTTTATTTAGTGGTGTATTATTGGCAGATCCGCAGCAAATCATGACCTCAAATCCGTCTGACCTCAATGACATTATGTTGGATATGGTGGCAGTCGGTGAGCGCCATGGCATTCGTTTCCCACGTGATTTTGCTTTATTATTTAAGCAAATGTTGTATTTTGATCGTTTTATGCGTGTTCTTGCGCCATATACTGATATTTATGCAGATCAACGTTTGCAAATGGTACAACATCTAGATCCTGCAACTTTATTGAAGCAGTGA
- the folB gene encoding dihydroneopterin aldolase, giving the protein MDAIIIEGLKVDTVVGCFNWERQIIQPLMLDLTIHTSLQQAAESDELVDTLNYAEICEISAHVIQEAAPKLIEHAAKLVLNALFTTFSAIESIIIVVRKPAIIPQANSVGIRLERHRNDFRPSTRQ; this is encoded by the coding sequence ATGGATGCAATTATTATTGAAGGTTTGAAAGTTGATACAGTTGTCGGCTGTTTTAATTGGGAGCGACAGATTATTCAACCTTTGATGCTAGATTTGACGATACATACATCTTTACAACAAGCAGCAGAGTCAGATGAGTTAGTGGATACGCTGAATTATGCAGAGATTTGTGAAATTTCAGCGCATGTTATTCAAGAGGCTGCCCCAAAATTAATCGAACATGCCGCAAAATTAGTGTTGAATGCACTTTTTACTACCTTTTCTGCAATCGAATCTATTATCATTGTGGTTCGTAAGCCTGCCATTATCCCGCAAGCAAATTCTGTAGGAATTCGTCTTGAACGCCACCGAAATGATTTTCGCCCTAGCACTCGCCAGTAA
- a CDS encoding 2-amino-4-hydroxy-6-hydroxymethyldihydropteridine diphosphokinase — MNATEMIFALALASNHQPKHYFQNTFAQISTLGEVIFSNIYVIPCRDGVGAEYWNAACLLKSTLSLDEIQKILKKMEQDSGRVRPSHQISLDIDLIAWGKDLSEMQFNPKKLPLALDVKIPMRNIWENPIFNHAIHQYPQVYLHSEV; from the coding sequence TTGAACGCCACCGAAATGATTTTCGCCCTAGCACTCGCCAGTAATCATCAACCTAAGCACTATTTTCAAAATACTTTTGCTCAAATTTCAACTTTGGGCGAGGTGATCTTTTCCAATATTTACGTTATTCCTTGTCGTGATGGTGTTGGTGCAGAATATTGGAATGCAGCTTGTTTATTAAAAAGTACCTTATCTTTAGATGAAATACAGAAGATTTTAAAAAAAATGGAACAGGACTCAGGGCGAGTCAGACCTTCACACCAAATTTCTTTAGATATTGATTTGATTGCATGGGGCAAAGACTTAAGTGAAATGCAATTTAACCCCAAAAAATTACCGTTAGCTTTAGATGTAAAAATACCCATGCGCAATATTTGGGAAAATCCTATTTTTAATCATGCAATTCATCAATATCCGCAAGTGTATCTTCATTCTGAAGTTTGA
- a CDS encoding NCS2 family permease: MTTPNPSAGLLERLFKLSENKTTFRTEILAGVTTFLTMCYIIIVNPLILSETGMDHGAVFVATCLAAAIGCLVMGIVANYPIALAPGMGLNAYFTYSVCIGMGVPWQTALAAVFMSGLIFIAISMFKIREAIVNAIPMSLKFAIGGGIGLFLALVALKNAGIIVDNQATLVGLGDLKQPTVLLALFGFFLVVIMHHFKVRGAIIISILVITALSTVLGYNEFKGIVGSIPSIAPTFMQMDFEGLFTASLIGVIFVFFLVDLFDSTGTLVGVSHRAGLLKDGKLPRLKKALFADSTAIVAGAALGTSSTTPYIESSAGVAAGGRTGLTAVVVGLLFIACLFLAPLAQSVPGFATAPALLFVGVLMIQGITNIEWDDITEAVPAFLTIVFMPFTYSIADGIAMGFISYALVKLFTGKAATVPYMVWIIAVLWVIKFVAFGG; encoded by the coding sequence ATGACGACTCCAAATCCTTCTGCGGGTTTGCTTGAACGCTTATTCAAACTCAGTGAGAACAAAACTACGTTTAGAACTGAAATTCTTGCTGGTGTAACTACATTTTTGACCATGTGTTACATCATCATTGTGAATCCCTTAATTCTCTCTGAAACGGGGATGGACCATGGGGCTGTATTTGTCGCAACCTGCTTAGCTGCTGCAATTGGTTGTTTAGTGATGGGAATCGTGGCAAATTATCCTATCGCACTTGCACCCGGCATGGGGCTAAATGCGTACTTTACTTATTCAGTCTGTATCGGTATGGGCGTGCCTTGGCAAACAGCTTTAGCAGCAGTGTTTATGTCAGGTCTCATTTTTATTGCGATCAGCATGTTCAAAATTCGTGAAGCGATTGTCAATGCGATTCCGATGTCGTTGAAGTTTGCCATCGGTGGTGGGATTGGTTTGTTCCTTGCATTGGTTGCGCTCAAAAATGCAGGCATTATTGTTGATAATCAAGCGACGCTTGTAGGTTTGGGCGATTTAAAGCAACCGACTGTATTGTTGGCATTATTTGGCTTTTTCCTTGTCGTGATTATGCACCATTTTAAAGTACGCGGTGCGATCATCATCAGTATTTTAGTGATTACAGCATTATCTACGGTATTGGGTTATAACGAGTTTAAAGGTATAGTTGGTTCGATTCCATCGATTGCGCCAACGTTTATGCAAATGGATTTTGAAGGTCTGTTTACTGCGAGTTTGATTGGCGTCATTTTTGTATTTTTCTTGGTGGATCTATTTGACTCTACAGGGACGTTGGTTGGTGTTTCACATCGTGCTGGTTTACTCAAAGATGGTAAATTACCTCGTTTGAAAAAAGCCTTATTTGCCGATTCGACAGCTATTGTTGCGGGTGCTGCACTTGGTACTTCATCAACTACACCTTATATCGAATCTTCCGCAGGTGTGGCAGCAGGTGGACGTACAGGTTTAACGGCAGTTGTCGTAGGCTTGCTATTTATTGCCTGTTTATTCTTAGCACCTTTGGCACAGTCAGTTCCTGGTTTTGCCACTGCACCAGCATTGTTATTCGTTGGTGTGTTGATGATTCAAGGAATCACCAATATTGAATGGGATGACATTACTGAAGCTGTTCCTGCATTTTTAACTATTGTATTTATGCCATTTACCTATTCGATTGCAGATGGTATTGCGATGGGCTTTATTAGTTATGCATTGGTGAAATTATTCACAGGTAAAGCTGCAACTGTTCCATATATGGTATGGATTATTGCTGTACTTTGGGTGATTAAGTTCGTTGCATTTGGCGGCTAA